The following coding sequences lie in one Crassostrea angulata isolate pt1a10 chromosome 10, ASM2561291v2, whole genome shotgun sequence genomic window:
- the LOC128167319 gene encoding rho GTPase-activating protein 17-like isoform X6, whose translation MASLFKRFWAEKSEVLSEDLQTVEKRVELVKTVCQSTSKKIAGCLQGQGTDYEKRLRKLPENTLGLGMIESGTLLGTDSVMGTMFQTCGECQTTLAKELLQFEVDVEQNVLAPLQEILDVEIPAITKCKKQLSKLTLDMDSCKGRWNQAVKQTQVHGANMAAVSAKADQLKEEYEESCNKMYQARDNLATEMFNFVAKEAEHSSKLIAILEAQRAYHKKALEALEQAIPKLNEALECNPLKPVYGVPLEEHLRVTGRDIALVLEVCVITLIEGGLDEEGLFRIAGMASKVKKLRNAFDANVIDMEEYAQDLHTVAGALKQYLRELPEPLLTTQLYPDIIQAAKLPQDQRLQQLWSAVRKLPEQNYNNFRYLIKFLAKLAEKSDENKMTPSNIAIVIGPNLLWSEGDNGPNMVTSGTISNMIELFITHCDWFFPEAVDFHHTIRGTAPPKSPGVRESQSPVTATVLPLVQAPQHGSVSQACEMACMTAMGAISSRITSLSDVSNEDQKTPSQRSASVSDDDVTSSSEGEISRPVGQFGCASFRNSSGFPSSSTNLIHTPKFNADEVRGRRGNSERCQSVPPQSEAAKDLHNDVYNTMFALHSLGGDKNVSDYRTKVRDLWDGHMQRPASAVVRKNSSTESGSRIAGKPRRCVSQEVEFGTMASFMVNKRSSSDLSELDQSMTSQEGPDSNTPDVPTTPPNQVEHRIINDSEYAEVSKVQKRVPRKPAPPPPDRPNLPERPYSIAVTAQARTPAAQSQTWPRQMETSPGDTVPNQEQTRPKTHPEKPPPPEKPPHNPPQRSATISERHSHADRPTVPPPERPKVPPPAVPNHQRSASTGTPGQFGPPVSNLPEIDQVFTTIQENPSSGCLNKTGTL comes from the exons ATGGCATCACTTTTTAAGAGGTTTTG GGCAGAGAAGTCCGAAGTTTTGTCTGAAGATCTCCAAACAGTAGAAAAACGAGTAGAATTAGTTAAAACAGTATGTCAATCCACAAGCAAGAAGATCGCGGGCTGTCTACAGGGGCAGGGAACAGACTACGAGAAGAGACTG AGAAAGTTACCTGAGAATACTCTTGGTCTTGGGATGATCGAAAGTGGTACTCTACTTGGCACAGACTCCGTTATGGG AACCATGTTTCAGACTTGTGGAGAGTGTCAGACCACACTGGCCAAAGAACTCCTGCAGTTTGAGGTGGATGTTGAGCAAAATGTTCTAGCCCCCTTGCAAGAAATTTTAGAT GTTGAAATTCCTGCCATAACAAAGTGTAAGAAACAGTTGTCTAAGTTAACTCTAGACATGGACTCCTGTAAAGGCAG ATGGAACCAGGCTGTCAAACAAACTCAAGTACATGGAGCAAACATGGCGGCTGTGTCAGCAAAGGCAGACCAGCTCAAGGAAGAGTACGAAGAGTCATGCAATAAAATGTATCAGGCCAGG GATAATCTAGCCACAGAAATGTTCAACTTTGTCGCAAAAGAAGCTGAGCACAGTAGTAAATTAATAGCA ATATTAGAAGCTCAACGAGCATATCACAAAAAAGCCCTGGAGGCTTTAGAACAAGCTATACCCAAGTTGAATGAAGCACTTG AGTGTAACCCACTGAAGCCAGTGTATGGGGTTCCCTTGGAGGAGCACCTGAGGGTAACAGGCAGGGATATTGCTCTAGTACTGGAGGTCTGTGTGATCACCCTCATAGAGGGCGGTCTAGATGAGGAG GGCTTATTTCGAATAGCAGGGATGGCTTCAAAAGTCAAGAAATTAAGG AATGCTTTTGATGCCAATGTGATAGACATGGAGGAGTATGCCCAAGATTTACACACAGTAGCAGGTGCTCTGAAACAGTATCTCCGTGAGCTTCCTGAACCCCTTCTCACAACACAACTCTACCCTGATATCATTCAGGCGGCCAAACT GCCACAAGATCAAAGATTGCAACAGTTATGGTCAGCAGTTAGGAAATTACCTGAACAAAACTACAATAATTTTAG gtatttaattaaatttttggcTAAGTTAGCTGAAAAATCTGATGAGAATAAGATGACCCCCAGCAACATAGCCATTGTAATTGGACCAAATCTTCTCTGGTCAGAAGGAGATAATGG CCCAAACATGGTGACGAGTGGGACCATAAGTAACATGATAGAACTGTTCATCACACATTGTGACTGGTTCTTTCCAGAAG CTGTTGACTTTCATCATACTATACGTGGGACTGCTCCCCCCAAGTCTCCGGGGGTCAGGGAGTCACAATCACCTGTCACTGCTACTGTACTCCCCCTAGTCCAGGCTCCACAGCATGGGTCTGTTAGTCAGGCATGTGAAATGGCTTGTATGACTGCAATGGGAGCCATATCTTCCCGCATCACCTCTCTGTCTGATGTTTCTAACGAGGACCAGAAAACCCCCTCCCAGAGGTCAGCCAGTGTATCAGATGATGACGTCACGTCCAGCTCTGAAGGTGAAATATCACGGCCTGTTGGTCAGTTTGGGTGTGCCTCTTTCCGCAACAGTAGTGGTTTTCCCTCAAGTAGTACTAACCTAATTCATACTCCTAAGTTTAATGCCGATGAAGTACGGGGAAGGCGAGGAAACTCTGAGAGGTGCCAGTCTGTACCGCCCCAGAGCGAGGCGGCTAAAGATCTCCACAATGATGTCTATAACACTATGTTTGCTTTGCATTCACTGGGTGGGGACAAAAATGTGTCAGACTATCGAACCAAAGTTCGAGATTTGTGGGATGGCCACATGCAAAGACCAGCTTCTGCAGTTGTTAGAAAAAATAGCAGTACAGAGAGTGGAAGCAGGATAGCAGGAAAGCCCCGCCGCTGTGTAAGCCAAG AGGTAGAATTCGGAACCATGGCTTCATTTATGGTAAACAAAAGGAGTAGTTCTGATTTGTCGGAATTGGATCAATCCATGACCAGTCAGGAGGGTCCAGACTCCAATACTCCAGATGTGCCTACCACCCCACCTAACCAAGTGGAGCATAGAATAATCAATGATTCAGAGTA tgctGAGGTTTCAAAAGTTCAAAAGAGGGTTCCTAGGAAACCTGCACCCCCACCCCCAGATCGTCCAAATCTGCCAGAGCGTCCGTATAGCATTGCTGTTACAGCTCAAGCAAGAACCCCAGCCGCTCAATCACAGACGTGGCCAAGGCAAATGGAGACCTCACCAGGAGATACCGTGCCAAATCAGGAGCAGACCAGACCAAAAACACACCCTGAAAAACCTCCACCCCCAGAGAAACCACCCCATAACCCCCCACAGAGGTCAGCAACAATAAGTGAGAGACATTCTCATGCTGACAGGCCCACTGTTCCTCCTCCAGAGAGACCCAAAGTTCCACCCCCCGCTGTACCAAACCACCAGCGATCAGCATCCACCGGCACACCCGGACAGTTTGGACCACCGGTCTCCAACTTACCAGAAATTGATCAAG TTTTTACCACCATTCAAGAGAACCCTAGTA GTGGGTGTTTAAACAAAACTGGTACCCTGTAA
- the LOC128167319 gene encoding rho GTPase-activating protein 17-like isoform X3, whose protein sequence is MASLFKRFCNRRESDVEAEKSEVLSEDLQTVEKRVELVKTVCQSTSKKIAGCLQGQGTDYEKRLRKLPENTLGLGMIESGTLLGTDSVMGTMFQTCGECQTTLAKELLQFEVDVEQNVLAPLQEILDVEIPAITKCKKQLSKLTLDMDSCKGRWNQAVKQTQVHGANMAAVSAKADQLKEEYEESCNKMYQARDNLATEMFNFVAKEAEHSSKLIAILEAQRAYHKKALEALEQAIPKLNEALECNPLKPVYGVPLEEHLRVTGRDIALVLEVCVITLIEGGLDEEGLFRIAGMASKVKKLRNAFDANVIDMEEYAQDLHTVAGALKQYLRELPEPLLTTQLYPDIIQAAKLPQDQRLQQLWSAVRKLPEQNYNNFRYLIKFLAKLAEKSDENKMTPSNIAIVIGPNLLWSEGDNGPNMVTSGTISNMIELFITHCDWFFPEAVDFHHTIRGTAPPKSPGVRESQSPVTATVLPLVQAPQHGSVSQACEMACMTAMGAISSRITSLSDVSNEDQKTPSQRSASVSDDDVTSSSEGEISRPVGQFGCASFRNSSGFPSSSTNLIHTPKFNADEVRGRRGNSERCQSVPPQSEAAKDLHNDVYNTMFALHSLGGDKNVSDYRTKVRDLWDGHMQRPASAVVRKNSSTESGSRIAGKPRRCVSQEVEFGTMASFMVNKRSSSDLSELDQSMTSQEGPDSNTPDVPTTPPNQVEHRIINDSEYAEVSKVQKRVPRKPAPPPPDRPNLPERPYSIAVTAQARTPAAQSQTWPRQMETSPGDTVPNQEQTRPKTHPEKPPPPEKPPHNPPQRSATISERHSHADRPTVPPPERPKVPPPAVPNHQRSASTGTPGQFGPPVSNLPEIDQVFTTIQENPSSGCLNKTGTL, encoded by the exons ATGGCATCACTTTTTAAGAGGTTTTG TAACCGTAGAGAAAGTGACGTTGA GGCAGAGAAGTCCGAAGTTTTGTCTGAAGATCTCCAAACAGTAGAAAAACGAGTAGAATTAGTTAAAACAGTATGTCAATCCACAAGCAAGAAGATCGCGGGCTGTCTACAGGGGCAGGGAACAGACTACGAGAAGAGACTG AGAAAGTTACCTGAGAATACTCTTGGTCTTGGGATGATCGAAAGTGGTACTCTACTTGGCACAGACTCCGTTATGGG AACCATGTTTCAGACTTGTGGAGAGTGTCAGACCACACTGGCCAAAGAACTCCTGCAGTTTGAGGTGGATGTTGAGCAAAATGTTCTAGCCCCCTTGCAAGAAATTTTAGAT GTTGAAATTCCTGCCATAACAAAGTGTAAGAAACAGTTGTCTAAGTTAACTCTAGACATGGACTCCTGTAAAGGCAG ATGGAACCAGGCTGTCAAACAAACTCAAGTACATGGAGCAAACATGGCGGCTGTGTCAGCAAAGGCAGACCAGCTCAAGGAAGAGTACGAAGAGTCATGCAATAAAATGTATCAGGCCAGG GATAATCTAGCCACAGAAATGTTCAACTTTGTCGCAAAAGAAGCTGAGCACAGTAGTAAATTAATAGCA ATATTAGAAGCTCAACGAGCATATCACAAAAAAGCCCTGGAGGCTTTAGAACAAGCTATACCCAAGTTGAATGAAGCACTTG AGTGTAACCCACTGAAGCCAGTGTATGGGGTTCCCTTGGAGGAGCACCTGAGGGTAACAGGCAGGGATATTGCTCTAGTACTGGAGGTCTGTGTGATCACCCTCATAGAGGGCGGTCTAGATGAGGAG GGCTTATTTCGAATAGCAGGGATGGCTTCAAAAGTCAAGAAATTAAGG AATGCTTTTGATGCCAATGTGATAGACATGGAGGAGTATGCCCAAGATTTACACACAGTAGCAGGTGCTCTGAAACAGTATCTCCGTGAGCTTCCTGAACCCCTTCTCACAACACAACTCTACCCTGATATCATTCAGGCGGCCAAACT GCCACAAGATCAAAGATTGCAACAGTTATGGTCAGCAGTTAGGAAATTACCTGAACAAAACTACAATAATTTTAG gtatttaattaaatttttggcTAAGTTAGCTGAAAAATCTGATGAGAATAAGATGACCCCCAGCAACATAGCCATTGTAATTGGACCAAATCTTCTCTGGTCAGAAGGAGATAATGG CCCAAACATGGTGACGAGTGGGACCATAAGTAACATGATAGAACTGTTCATCACACATTGTGACTGGTTCTTTCCAGAAG CTGTTGACTTTCATCATACTATACGTGGGACTGCTCCCCCCAAGTCTCCGGGGGTCAGGGAGTCACAATCACCTGTCACTGCTACTGTACTCCCCCTAGTCCAGGCTCCACAGCATGGGTCTGTTAGTCAGGCATGTGAAATGGCTTGTATGACTGCAATGGGAGCCATATCTTCCCGCATCACCTCTCTGTCTGATGTTTCTAACGAGGACCAGAAAACCCCCTCCCAGAGGTCAGCCAGTGTATCAGATGATGACGTCACGTCCAGCTCTGAAGGTGAAATATCACGGCCTGTTGGTCAGTTTGGGTGTGCCTCTTTCCGCAACAGTAGTGGTTTTCCCTCAAGTAGTACTAACCTAATTCATACTCCTAAGTTTAATGCCGATGAAGTACGGGGAAGGCGAGGAAACTCTGAGAGGTGCCAGTCTGTACCGCCCCAGAGCGAGGCGGCTAAAGATCTCCACAATGATGTCTATAACACTATGTTTGCTTTGCATTCACTGGGTGGGGACAAAAATGTGTCAGACTATCGAACCAAAGTTCGAGATTTGTGGGATGGCCACATGCAAAGACCAGCTTCTGCAGTTGTTAGAAAAAATAGCAGTACAGAGAGTGGAAGCAGGATAGCAGGAAAGCCCCGCCGCTGTGTAAGCCAAG AGGTAGAATTCGGAACCATGGCTTCATTTATGGTAAACAAAAGGAGTAGTTCTGATTTGTCGGAATTGGATCAATCCATGACCAGTCAGGAGGGTCCAGACTCCAATACTCCAGATGTGCCTACCACCCCACCTAACCAAGTGGAGCATAGAATAATCAATGATTCAGAGTA tgctGAGGTTTCAAAAGTTCAAAAGAGGGTTCCTAGGAAACCTGCACCCCCACCCCCAGATCGTCCAAATCTGCCAGAGCGTCCGTATAGCATTGCTGTTACAGCTCAAGCAAGAACCCCAGCCGCTCAATCACAGACGTGGCCAAGGCAAATGGAGACCTCACCAGGAGATACCGTGCCAAATCAGGAGCAGACCAGACCAAAAACACACCCTGAAAAACCTCCACCCCCAGAGAAACCACCCCATAACCCCCCACAGAGGTCAGCAACAATAAGTGAGAGACATTCTCATGCTGACAGGCCCACTGTTCCTCCTCCAGAGAGACCCAAAGTTCCACCCCCCGCTGTACCAAACCACCAGCGATCAGCATCCACCGGCACACCCGGACAGTTTGGACCACCGGTCTCCAACTTACCAGAAATTGATCAAG TTTTTACCACCATTCAAGAGAACCCTAGTA GTGGGTGTTTAAACAAAACTGGTACCCTGTAA
- the LOC128167319 gene encoding rho GTPase-activating protein 17-like isoform X8 has product MLKKENLRKNFLRVKQIADQNLGRAEKSEVLSEDLQTVEKRVELVKTVCQSTSKKIAGCLQGQGTDYEKRLRKLPENTLGLGMIESGTLLGTDSVMGTMFQTCGECQTTLAKELLQFEVDVEQNVLAPLQEILDVEIPAITKCKKQLSKLTLDMDSCKGRWNQAVKQTQVHGANMAAVSAKADQLKEEYEESCNKMYQARDNLATEMFNFVAKEAEHSSKLIAILEAQRAYHKKALEALEQAIPKLNEALECNPLKPVYGVPLEEHLRVTGRDIALVLEVCVITLIEGGLDEEGLFRIAGMASKVKKLRNAFDANVIDMEEYAQDLHTVAGALKQYLRELPEPLLTTQLYPDIIQAAKLPQDQRLQQLWSAVRKLPEQNYNNFRYLIKFLAKLAEKSDENKMTPSNIAIVIGPNLLWSEGDNGPNMVTSGTISNMIELFITHCDWFFPEEVEFGTMASFMVNKRSSSDLSELDQSMTSQEGPDSNTPDVPTTPPNQVEHRIINDSEYAEVSKVQKRVPRKPAPPPPDRPNLPERPYSIAVTAQARTPAAQSQTWPRQMETSPGDTVPNQEQTRPKTHPEKPPPPEKPPHNPPQRSATISERHSHADRPTVPPPERPKVPPPAVPNHQRSASTGTPGQFGPPVSNLPEIDQVFTTIQENPSSGCLNKTGTL; this is encoded by the exons ATGCTGAAAAAGGAGAATCTGCGAAAAAATTTCCTCAGAGTGAAACAAATAGCAGACCAAAATTTGGGAAG GGCAGAGAAGTCCGAAGTTTTGTCTGAAGATCTCCAAACAGTAGAAAAACGAGTAGAATTAGTTAAAACAGTATGTCAATCCACAAGCAAGAAGATCGCGGGCTGTCTACAGGGGCAGGGAACAGACTACGAGAAGAGACTG AGAAAGTTACCTGAGAATACTCTTGGTCTTGGGATGATCGAAAGTGGTACTCTACTTGGCACAGACTCCGTTATGGG AACCATGTTTCAGACTTGTGGAGAGTGTCAGACCACACTGGCCAAAGAACTCCTGCAGTTTGAGGTGGATGTTGAGCAAAATGTTCTAGCCCCCTTGCAAGAAATTTTAGAT GTTGAAATTCCTGCCATAACAAAGTGTAAGAAACAGTTGTCTAAGTTAACTCTAGACATGGACTCCTGTAAAGGCAG ATGGAACCAGGCTGTCAAACAAACTCAAGTACATGGAGCAAACATGGCGGCTGTGTCAGCAAAGGCAGACCAGCTCAAGGAAGAGTACGAAGAGTCATGCAATAAAATGTATCAGGCCAGG GATAATCTAGCCACAGAAATGTTCAACTTTGTCGCAAAAGAAGCTGAGCACAGTAGTAAATTAATAGCA ATATTAGAAGCTCAACGAGCATATCACAAAAAAGCCCTGGAGGCTTTAGAACAAGCTATACCCAAGTTGAATGAAGCACTTG AGTGTAACCCACTGAAGCCAGTGTATGGGGTTCCCTTGGAGGAGCACCTGAGGGTAACAGGCAGGGATATTGCTCTAGTACTGGAGGTCTGTGTGATCACCCTCATAGAGGGCGGTCTAGATGAGGAG GGCTTATTTCGAATAGCAGGGATGGCTTCAAAAGTCAAGAAATTAAGG AATGCTTTTGATGCCAATGTGATAGACATGGAGGAGTATGCCCAAGATTTACACACAGTAGCAGGTGCTCTGAAACAGTATCTCCGTGAGCTTCCTGAACCCCTTCTCACAACACAACTCTACCCTGATATCATTCAGGCGGCCAAACT GCCACAAGATCAAAGATTGCAACAGTTATGGTCAGCAGTTAGGAAATTACCTGAACAAAACTACAATAATTTTAG gtatttaattaaatttttggcTAAGTTAGCTGAAAAATCTGATGAGAATAAGATGACCCCCAGCAACATAGCCATTGTAATTGGACCAAATCTTCTCTGGTCAGAAGGAGATAATGG CCCAAACATGGTGACGAGTGGGACCATAAGTAACATGATAGAACTGTTCATCACACATTGTGACTGGTTCTTTCCAGAAG AGGTAGAATTCGGAACCATGGCTTCATTTATGGTAAACAAAAGGAGTAGTTCTGATTTGTCGGAATTGGATCAATCCATGACCAGTCAGGAGGGTCCAGACTCCAATACTCCAGATGTGCCTACCACCCCACCTAACCAAGTGGAGCATAGAATAATCAATGATTCAGAGTA tgctGAGGTTTCAAAAGTTCAAAAGAGGGTTCCTAGGAAACCTGCACCCCCACCCCCAGATCGTCCAAATCTGCCAGAGCGTCCGTATAGCATTGCTGTTACAGCTCAAGCAAGAACCCCAGCCGCTCAATCACAGACGTGGCCAAGGCAAATGGAGACCTCACCAGGAGATACCGTGCCAAATCAGGAGCAGACCAGACCAAAAACACACCCTGAAAAACCTCCACCCCCAGAGAAACCACCCCATAACCCCCCACAGAGGTCAGCAACAATAAGTGAGAGACATTCTCATGCTGACAGGCCCACTGTTCCTCCTCCAGAGAGACCCAAAGTTCCACCCCCCGCTGTACCAAACCACCAGCGATCAGCATCCACCGGCACACCCGGACAGTTTGGACCACCGGTCTCCAACTTACCAGAAATTGATCAAG TTTTTACCACCATTCAAGAGAACCCTAGTA GTGGGTGTTTAAACAAAACTGGTACCCTGTAA
- the LOC128167319 gene encoding rho GTPase-activating protein 17-like isoform X7: MLKKENLRKNFLRVKQIADQNLGRAEKSEVLSEDLQTVEKRVELVKTVCQSTSKKIAGCLQGQGTDYEKRLRKLPENTLGLGMIESGTLLGTDSVMGTMFQTCGECQTTLAKELLQFEVDVEQNVLAPLQEILDVEIPAITKCKKQLSKLTLDMDSCKGRWNQAVKQTQVHGANMAAVSAKADQLKEEYEESCNKMYQARDNLATEMFNFVAKEAEHSSKLIAILEAQRAYHKKALEALEQAIPKLNEALECNPLKPVYGVPLEEHLRVTGRDIALVLEVCVITLIEGGLDEEGLFRIAGMASKVKKLRNAFDANVIDMEEYAQDLHTVAGALKQYLRELPEPLLTTQLYPDIIQAAKLPQDQRLQQLWSAVRKLPEQNYNNFRYLIKFLAKLAEKSDENKMTPSNIAIVIGPNLLWSEGDNGPNMVTSGTISNMIELFITHCDWFFPEAVDFHHTIRGTAPPKSPGVRESQSPVTATVLPLVQAPQHGSVSQACEMACMTAMGAISSRITSLSDVSNEDQKTPSQRSASVSDDDVTSSSEEVEFGTMASFMVNKRSSSDLSELDQSMTSQEGPDSNTPDVPTTPPNQVEHRIINDSEYAEVSKVQKRVPRKPAPPPPDRPNLPERPYSIAVTAQARTPAAQSQTWPRQMETSPGDTVPNQEQTRPKTHPEKPPPPEKPPHNPPQRSATISERHSHADRPTVPPPERPKVPPPAVPNHQRSASTGTPGQFGPPVSNLPEIDQVFTTIQENPSSGCLNKTGTL, from the exons ATGCTGAAAAAGGAGAATCTGCGAAAAAATTTCCTCAGAGTGAAACAAATAGCAGACCAAAATTTGGGAAG GGCAGAGAAGTCCGAAGTTTTGTCTGAAGATCTCCAAACAGTAGAAAAACGAGTAGAATTAGTTAAAACAGTATGTCAATCCACAAGCAAGAAGATCGCGGGCTGTCTACAGGGGCAGGGAACAGACTACGAGAAGAGACTG AGAAAGTTACCTGAGAATACTCTTGGTCTTGGGATGATCGAAAGTGGTACTCTACTTGGCACAGACTCCGTTATGGG AACCATGTTTCAGACTTGTGGAGAGTGTCAGACCACACTGGCCAAAGAACTCCTGCAGTTTGAGGTGGATGTTGAGCAAAATGTTCTAGCCCCCTTGCAAGAAATTTTAGAT GTTGAAATTCCTGCCATAACAAAGTGTAAGAAACAGTTGTCTAAGTTAACTCTAGACATGGACTCCTGTAAAGGCAG ATGGAACCAGGCTGTCAAACAAACTCAAGTACATGGAGCAAACATGGCGGCTGTGTCAGCAAAGGCAGACCAGCTCAAGGAAGAGTACGAAGAGTCATGCAATAAAATGTATCAGGCCAGG GATAATCTAGCCACAGAAATGTTCAACTTTGTCGCAAAAGAAGCTGAGCACAGTAGTAAATTAATAGCA ATATTAGAAGCTCAACGAGCATATCACAAAAAAGCCCTGGAGGCTTTAGAACAAGCTATACCCAAGTTGAATGAAGCACTTG AGTGTAACCCACTGAAGCCAGTGTATGGGGTTCCCTTGGAGGAGCACCTGAGGGTAACAGGCAGGGATATTGCTCTAGTACTGGAGGTCTGTGTGATCACCCTCATAGAGGGCGGTCTAGATGAGGAG GGCTTATTTCGAATAGCAGGGATGGCTTCAAAAGTCAAGAAATTAAGG AATGCTTTTGATGCCAATGTGATAGACATGGAGGAGTATGCCCAAGATTTACACACAGTAGCAGGTGCTCTGAAACAGTATCTCCGTGAGCTTCCTGAACCCCTTCTCACAACACAACTCTACCCTGATATCATTCAGGCGGCCAAACT GCCACAAGATCAAAGATTGCAACAGTTATGGTCAGCAGTTAGGAAATTACCTGAACAAAACTACAATAATTTTAG gtatttaattaaatttttggcTAAGTTAGCTGAAAAATCTGATGAGAATAAGATGACCCCCAGCAACATAGCCATTGTAATTGGACCAAATCTTCTCTGGTCAGAAGGAGATAATGG CCCAAACATGGTGACGAGTGGGACCATAAGTAACATGATAGAACTGTTCATCACACATTGTGACTGGTTCTTTCCAGAAG CTGTTGACTTTCATCATACTATACGTGGGACTGCTCCCCCCAAGTCTCCGGGGGTCAGGGAGTCACAATCACCTGTCACTGCTACTGTACTCCCCCTAGTCCAGGCTCCACAGCATGGGTCTGTTAGTCAGGCATGTGAAATGGCTTGTATGACTGCAATGGGAGCCATATCTTCCCGCATCACCTCTCTGTCTGATGTTTCTAACGAGGACCAGAAAACCCCCTCCCAGAGGTCAGCCAGTGTATCAGATGATGACGTCACGTCCAGCTCTGAAG AGGTAGAATTCGGAACCATGGCTTCATTTATGGTAAACAAAAGGAGTAGTTCTGATTTGTCGGAATTGGATCAATCCATGACCAGTCAGGAGGGTCCAGACTCCAATACTCCAGATGTGCCTACCACCCCACCTAACCAAGTGGAGCATAGAATAATCAATGATTCAGAGTA tgctGAGGTTTCAAAAGTTCAAAAGAGGGTTCCTAGGAAACCTGCACCCCCACCCCCAGATCGTCCAAATCTGCCAGAGCGTCCGTATAGCATTGCTGTTACAGCTCAAGCAAGAACCCCAGCCGCTCAATCACAGACGTGGCCAAGGCAAATGGAGACCTCACCAGGAGATACCGTGCCAAATCAGGAGCAGACCAGACCAAAAACACACCCTGAAAAACCTCCACCCCCAGAGAAACCACCCCATAACCCCCCACAGAGGTCAGCAACAATAAGTGAGAGACATTCTCATGCTGACAGGCCCACTGTTCCTCCTCCAGAGAGACCCAAAGTTCCACCCCCCGCTGTACCAAACCACCAGCGATCAGCATCCACCGGCACACCCGGACAGTTTGGACCACCGGTCTCCAACTTACCAGAAATTGATCAAG TTTTTACCACCATTCAAGAGAACCCTAGTA GTGGGTGTTTAAACAAAACTGGTACCCTGTAA